One Salvia splendens isolate huo1 chromosome 1, SspV2, whole genome shotgun sequence genomic window, AAAGGTGTGTGGAAGACAACTCTCGGCTCCCTTTTGGTGGATTTTCATATCACCTTCCAAAGGCAACCCACTCTCAtccatttctctctcttccaTTCATCTCACcgccatcatcatcatcatctttcTCCCAACAAATTAAGGAAATCTCTGGGCAATTATTTCATCAGGAGCACGCTTTCACAGGCTCTTGAGAAGAAGACAGCTCGGGATTTGCAAAtaagatttttttaaatttggggTTGATAAGAAATTAAGAAGCCATGGATGCTAATTCTTGGGCTACTCGTTTGTCTTCTGCCTCCAAGCGCTATCAATCTGCTCTTCAATCTCGATCTGGTAAATCCTTCATGTCTTGtttgcctttttttttcttcttaaaaaAACTTTACTATTTATTATCTTAATCTGGGGTTCTTGTTAGATGCTTACATGATGTAGTCTTCGTTACATTCTGCGTTGTGATGGGCCTCATCATTGTTGGTGGGGGTGATTTTCATTTCAAAGATTGCGTTTTTAATctagggtttgtttaattgGCTAATCTTTGTAATTTCTCCAAAGATTTCATTTGATGTTGTTGCTATGAATTTGACTGTAGATGCATATGCTGACTGTGTTTGTTTTCTATGTGGGTGTCGCATTTGTCAAGGAATGAGTTGCTTTGGGATTTCGATTTAAAGTTGAATGATGGATGATTTTATTTATGTGTGTGTTTGtaaagtgaatttttttatgaCTTGCTAAAAATCTCACATCTGCATTTGTGTGTTATATTCTTTAACTTTTGGGGTTTCTGGTTGCTTTTGTATTATCTATAGGATTGAAATGGGATGGCTTTGATGCAGAAATGCTCATGGGCTTTGAGGAGATTGACATGGATGATGATATAAGAGAGGAATATCCATGCCCTTTCTGTTCGGACTATTTTGATATTGTGGGACTCTGCTGCCACATTGATGATGAGCATCCTATAGAAgccaagaatggggtgagtccTATCATATCATTGTACAGTTACGGGTAAAAACTTAGGCATTATTTGAAAATTCGGAGGATCTATCTCGTGTCTGGTACAGCATGGTTCCACTCTGCAAGAACTCCGAGACTTGCTAAGCTGAGGCTTATCTCACTAAATGTTCATTGATGACTTTCTTATGATTTGATTCGTTTTTTTGCGAACACCAATATTATACGTATTTAGCACTGATACTTTACATGTGTTTTGGGATAGCATTTGGTGGGATGAGTCAATTTTGAATTCAGTAATCTTGGCAGGACTTAGTATCCTCCGGATGGCTTAGGAGATTATATATACAACATGTCAGTTCTTTCCACATCACTAATTATGTCCTCGTGATCGATCTAATACCTGGCTATTACTAGTAAGAATTTATCATTGATTATATTCTCTTAGGAGTTTGGTATACTAGTAGGTTCTTTGTTTCAAAGTGTATTCATGATGTCTATTCACATTTTCTCTTCACTGTTAGAAAAACTATTAATGACTCTATTCTTGCAGGTATGTCCAATTTGTTCGATGAGGGTAGGTGTTGATATGGTAGCTCATATAACACTGCAACACGGGAATATTTTTAAGATATCCTTCTCAGAATAGTTATCATTTTCAACTATTTTATTCTCTCGCGAAGCCATTACTTGCAGTTTATTAGTCCAACATCTGCTAATCTCCTTCCTTATTCTTAATAATCAGGCACACATTTTATACTAGACATTAATGCTGCAAGACATAAAATTGGATTTTTAAGTAATAAAAGTAGCATTGTGCAGATGTTATTGCTAAAATAGTCAAATGGCTGTTTTATTTCTTCCTATAACAGATGATTGCATGCTATATTCCTTAAGTGACCAACTACTTTGGATTCCTTGACTATGTATTACATGCAGCGCAAGAGAAAATCCCGTAAATCTGGTTCACATTCTACTCTTTCTTTGTTGAGGCGAGAGCTAAGAGAAGGGAACTTGCAGTCCCTTTTTGGAGGATCTTCCTGCATAGTTTCTTCAAGCAATGCAGCCCCTGACCCGCTTTTGT contains:
- the LOC121751633 gene encoding protein DEHYDRATION-INDUCED 19 homolog 3-like isoform X2, with amino-acid sequence MDANSWATRLSSASKRYQSALQSRSEMLMGFEEIDMDDDIREEYPCPFCSDYFDIVGLCCHIDDEHPIEAKNGVCPICSMRVGVDMVAHITLQHGNIFKMQRKRKSRKSGSHSTLSLLRRELREGNLQSLFGGSSCIVSSSNAAPDPLLSSFILPMVEDYESVPSHSSAETTTAKKSTTESTSERKLPMSVKDQEEKTKRSDFVQGLLLSVMFDDNS
- the LOC121751633 gene encoding protein DEHYDRATION-INDUCED 19 homolog 3-like isoform X1 gives rise to the protein MDANSWATRLSSASKRYQSALQSRSGLKWDGFDAEMLMGFEEIDMDDDIREEYPCPFCSDYFDIVGLCCHIDDEHPIEAKNGVCPICSMRVGVDMVAHITLQHGNIFKMQRKRKSRKSGSHSTLSLLRRELREGNLQSLFGGSSCIVSSSNAAPDPLLSSFILPMVEDYESVPSHSSAETTTAKKSTTESTSERKLPMSVKDQEEKTKRSDFVQGLLLSVMFDDNS